A single window of Phyllostomus discolor isolate MPI-MPIP mPhyDis1 chromosome 13, mPhyDis1.pri.v3, whole genome shotgun sequence DNA harbors:
- the SCN3B gene encoding sodium channel subunit beta-3 isoform X2, protein MPAFNRLFPLASFVLVFWASVCFPVCVEVPSETEAVQGNPMKLRCISCMKREEVEATTVVEWFYRPEGGKDFLIYEYRNGHQEVESPFLGRLQWNGSKDLQDVSITVLNVTLNDSGLYTCNVSREFEFEGHRPFVKTTRLIPLRVTEEAGEDFTSVVSEIMMYILLVFLTLWLLIEMVYCYRKVSKAEEAAQENA, encoded by the exons ATGCCTGCCTTCAACAGATTGTTTCCCCTGGCTTCCTTCGTGCTCGTCTTCTGGG CCAGTGTGTGCTTCCCCGTGTGTGTGGAGGTGCCCTCGGAGACTGAGGCCGTCCAGGGCAACCCCATGAAGCTGCGCTGCATCTCCTGCATGAAGCGGGAGGAGGTGGAGGCCACCACGGTGGTGGAGTGGTTCTACAGGCCTGAGGGCGGCAAAGACTTCCTG ATTTACGAGTATCGGAATGGCCACCAGGAGGTGGAGAGCCCCTTCCTAGGGCGCCTGCAGTGGAATGGGAGCAAGGACTTGCAGGACGTGTCCATCACTGTGCTCAATGTCACCCTGAATGACTCGGGTCTCTACACCTGCAACGTGTCCCGGGAGTTTGAGTTTGAGGGTCATCGCCCCTTTGTGAAGACCACACGGCTAATCCCCCTCCGAGTCACCGaggagg CTGGAGAGGACTTCACCTCTGTCGTCTCGGAAATCATGATGTACATCCTGCTGGTCTTCCTCACCTTGTGGCTGCTCATTGAGATGGTATACTGTTACCGGAAGGTCTCAAAGGCTGAAGAGGCAGCTCAAGAGAATGC
- the SCN3B gene encoding sodium channel subunit beta-3 isoform X1, with translation MPAFNRLFPLASFVLVFWASVCFPVCVEVPSETEAVQGNPMKLRCISCMKREEVEATTVVEWFYRPEGGKDFLIYEYRNGHQEVESPFLGRLQWNGSKDLQDVSITVLNVTLNDSGLYTCNVSREFEFEGHRPFVKTTRLIPLRVTEEAGEDFTSVVSEIMMYILLVFLTLWLLIEMVYCYRKVSKAEEAAQENASDYLAIPSENKENSVVPVEE, from the exons ATGCCTGCCTTCAACAGATTGTTTCCCCTGGCTTCCTTCGTGCTCGTCTTCTGGG CCAGTGTGTGCTTCCCCGTGTGTGTGGAGGTGCCCTCGGAGACTGAGGCCGTCCAGGGCAACCCCATGAAGCTGCGCTGCATCTCCTGCATGAAGCGGGAGGAGGTGGAGGCCACCACGGTGGTGGAGTGGTTCTACAGGCCTGAGGGCGGCAAAGACTTCCTG ATTTACGAGTATCGGAATGGCCACCAGGAGGTGGAGAGCCCCTTCCTAGGGCGCCTGCAGTGGAATGGGAGCAAGGACTTGCAGGACGTGTCCATCACTGTGCTCAATGTCACCCTGAATGACTCGGGTCTCTACACCTGCAACGTGTCCCGGGAGTTTGAGTTTGAGGGTCATCGCCCCTTTGTGAAGACCACACGGCTAATCCCCCTCCGAGTCACCGaggagg CTGGAGAGGACTTCACCTCTGTCGTCTCGGAAATCATGATGTACATCCTGCTGGTCTTCCTCACCTTGTGGCTGCTCATTGAGATGGTATACTGTTACCGGAAGGTCTCAAAGGCTGAAGAGGCAGCTCAAGAGAATGC